The following nucleotide sequence is from Salvia splendens isolate huo1 chromosome 2, SspV2, whole genome shotgun sequence.
aacacatatcagcacgcatatacacattgctgcatttctaataggggcaatttgatcttccaaagcaatcaatgcatctcgaacacacatagtcagaatattattcaagcatggaaaaaattagcactaatagatagtttgttctgattttttccatgatagatgcttgaataatgttctgactatgtgtgttcgagatgcattgattgctttggaagatcaaattgcccatattagaaatgcagcaatgtgtatatggcgtgctgatacgtgtttgcttagaaaatgggcaacattttgcaagaaaaaatggttgatcctaaggtaaattgtacttgaagatcattaaaatatattccccatttgataaatatcttattggtgaaaaaatgggtatctttgaggcagatggtactggaacacaaatttatatatggaatctggatgatacttcaagatcatatataaatttgtgttccagtaccatttgccccaaagatatccactttttcaccaataagatacatatcaaatggggaatatattttaatgatacattacaattacaaataaaaaaacatgaaatggggggaaaatggaagaatttcgaatttgaaatttgaaaaaaaaaaaattcaattttcgcaaaaaccggcggtttttggcggaaaaccgccggaaccgccggttttccagccaaaaccgccggttcccgggccggaaccgccggttcagtcaacgaaaccgtctgcaaaagctgcgtcaTGTCGCCTCGTTTCTCGCGCCGCATCCGGaagcccggaaccggcggttaaccgccggttaacggccgaaaccggccggtttttcagctgaaaagctgccgccggtTCCCCCATCAAAATGCCTCGAAATTagcgcccgaaccggcggttcggccggttaaccgccggttccgagccgtccggaaccgccggttcggtcacggttccggttcgaaatatcttgaaccggaaccggaccgcaacccgaattccgacggttccggttcgggaaaaaggccacggttccggttcggaaccggaaccggtgggcatgtttagctatggacaaaaactggggtggggctattgggcgtgtccgccttatagtggacacccttaccATTTGGTTTAATGAATATTGAGAATATGGAatagagaaaaataattaaattagtattgaAAAGGCAGAAATAGTTTTATTGCCCAATATATAAAGTTAATTGTTTtgaatttgtaattattttattctttattggACATAAAAGATTAAATATGATTTGACATACATCAATTGAAAACTGAAATAGTGTAGAGTTATAATTGTTGGTGGACCATCAAATCTTCAGTTTAGGGTCTAGAATTTAGGATATAGCTTAGACATAAGAGTATCCCCAGTCGTAATCTTGCTAAAGAGTACGAATATGGACCCGaatccacttttattacttttttactccctactcttaggcaagagcacaacacccacattcatgctcttccgcaaggacatgctcaaggttcccaccattctattattcaatttaataaaaacatttccacaatattaaaatgcattaaaaataccaagaatactattacaaattacaaaaaaattaaaaattacataattaaaatcctaaaaattaaaaattacataattaaattcataaaattaaaaaaactcactactcgcggccgaatttcgcccaaatgtgtttgattaggtcttcttgtagctcagtgtaggttcgggtatcgcgcattgtgtttcttgtttcgatccttgcgcccaccgtcgtatgcacacctcggcgtgggggagacctcgcggttgagcttccggcttcatcctcgtcgtaaaagttagccgccctcggtccttcgtcagctataatcatgttgtgcaagataatacacatgtacatgatgtcggcgataatcttaacgtaccacagctgagacggggccttcacaatgttgaatcggccttgaaggaccccaaaagctctttcgacgtctttccgagcagactcttgacgctgcgcaaaaagaacctgtcttgggtcttgcggattgctgaacgtcttcacgaaagtcgaccaccttgggtagataccatcggcgagatagtaacccatgtggtatgcatttccgttgacggtgaagtcgatcgccggtgctacaccattcaaaacatcattgaagagtggtgaagaatagagcatgttcaagtcgttgttggatccggcaaataccgaaatatgcatgccaaatccataggtgGTAGTCGGCGatcgcttcaaggataagtgttgggccgccgcctttgtggcagcttaagtgttgccccctccaagcattcggacaattcttccatttccaatgcatgcagtcaatgctgccaagcataccgggaaaaccgtggactgtttcgtgaagacgaagcaatgACAATCATCgatggtgggtgcccgaaggaattcctcactgaaagcagaacgaacgccgtcgcaaaaaattttaaggcataggattccagttgattcaccgacatgcaaatactagTAGAAGAAGTCAgctgtttgcccagtagcaagttgtcggatggcacaagtacacttctgcaacgccgagagactttgccgaccggttgcgtctctacttgatttaaagtattcaacacggggacaatgtgttgacaatacgcataaacaacggttttgacatgcgaaaacggcgtcgaaagtaatcttccgaaaACTGcagctggtcggaaaaatagtcggcaacgagcctctCTTTGGCTCCTAcccggtcacgagggatgtagcggcgaattgatctagttggtcgaggatgAGGGGTGGGGGTagtggcggcgacataggcttcataggcggcacgatattgttcatagtattcttgttcttcacgCTCGGCTTCTGccatgatatcggtgaaatccatttgagagggtttgagtgagagaggaagatgtagatgagttgtatgaaaaaatatgaatgagagataaatgagagatgatttgatgtgaaaaatggatgatgaatgtgtgtatttatagatgattttgggaataaaagatttataaaaaaatcaaaaaaaattcagaaaaacggtaataaaacggccatatttttgggaatctgaaaatatttttttttattttttgtattattttcaattaaaaaaaaaagaattttcaaCGGATAATCTAttggccaatagaaacgcgccacgtagcttgctcagcggcacggacgtgctcgatgcatcgagcaacgCTGTGCCAGCGGCGGGATTGCAGCAGCGGCGACAGCGGTGCCGCGCCAACGGCACGGACGCCGCCCGTCCCAGCGAGcaccgctgtggatgctctaagtagcGTTGCTTAGACTTAAGTAGCTACTCCATGATAATACTACTACAAAATATATGTAATATCAATTACTTGTGTATTAAAAAAAGATGATTTGACTTACTATTTTTAATTTGGATGTAAATAATTCCGTTCATGAAAGATAGTTTCATCTTCAGACGATTATATACAGAGTATAAGTATATAGGAAAAATATTGGAGAAACGCTAGGATTTAAAGATGAAAGGCTTAAATTAGATTTCATTTATACACAACTTATGAAAATTGTACTCCATTGTCTCATTTCTTTtgatatttttgaattaaatacTTCACATACTATTAATTGACTCAAAACAGAAATACAAGaattctaaaataaaatgaaatcagTAGTTAACTGATAATATTACGAATTACATAcaacaaacaataaaaaataaaccaCAATATTCAAATAGTCAGAAAATGTTAGGTTCATAGAAAAATACAAGGCAACCACTAACACATGTCGTTTTGATcctcaccaccaccaccgctgCCACCGCCGGCAGCCACTGCTCGTAGCAGCATGGTCTAGATAAATATGCATTCCTAAATTCATgaatttatatactataaacTGATTCAATATATCACATACAACAAAGTTACCACAATACTcaacaactccacaacacaaTTTGCTGTCATACGATTTATATTTTCACAAGGGCTGGTGATATTCGGGATTGTAAGCAAGAGCCTCCCGGTAGATGAGCTCCTTCATCTGCTCCTCCGTCAATGCATGTTGCTCGAAGTCGAAGTTGAAGGGAGTCACACAAACAGGCTCGTCGCTGATGTCATGGAGCGAGTTGAGGTACGGATGCTCCAATGCACCTTCAACTGATggtaaaaatatcaaaatagatGAGACAATAGATCTACATTTTGGTACATACGTCTGTAACAAGTTCAATAACATTAGTTTCTCAAGATAAGAACAGTTCTGGTATTAATAGTGATAGGCAGGGCAGAAGTTCCATACCTGTAAGCCTTTGTCTAGGATCAAAAGTAAGCATCTTCTCGATGAGATCAATGGCAAGGGGGTGCACATGAGGAAACTTATCCGTAAATGATTTCCGGGAATAAGGGGGTAGCTGCCTGATGTATCTTTTTGCATTTTCATTCAGCAATCCCAACTCAGCTTCAGATGGCGTGCCGATCAGCTGCAAGAAAAACAAAACCCATGCTGACATTTGCCATAGTAGCACATGTAAACATCAATGGAGCATGCTTATTGATGACCTAAAAAGCCTACGTTCAAACTAACTACTCCATATGCAATCGAATGCCTACAGAGACACCTGGAACAGCCTCGTATTAAGGTTTAGAGCCTTTGTCAATTATAACAATTTCCGTCTTCCTTGAATATTACATCCACCACAAATGAGGTTCGTCAACAAGTTTCCTAGAATTGTTATTATGATTATGGTGACAGCGACAACACTGATGATGGTGCGAAAAGCCTGGGGATTGAATGTTTTAATCTTCAGTTGAGGAATTCAAAAAAGTACTCCATATCCTTTTCTAGCCAAGGCATAAGTTCCAGGTAACAGCAGTTCTACTGATTTGTGAGTTTGATCAATGCATCAAGTTTTTTATTCTTGTGGTTTATTTGCTTCATTCGATGAGAAAAATATTTTGCCATTTCTTTGTTTCACATATCAAGATTCATCTATTTGTGCATCCAAATAATGGTTCATAAATAAGTCATCGTGATAGAAAATAGGCATGTTGACATCAAAATAAAGTAGCTAGTAGATACCTCCATCAAAAGACGCAACTGGTGTACATGATCTCTACCGGGAAACAATGGTTTCCGATCCATCAATTCCATGAAAATGCACCCGACGGACCATACATCAATAGCTGTAGTGTAGTCCGATGAATTTAACAACAGCTCTGGTGCCCGATACCACCTTGTAACCACATACTCAGTCATGAAGTCACTTTCAGATGTGACCCGTGCCAAtccaaaatcacaaatttttaAGTCACAATTTGCATTTAGAAGAAGATTGCTAGGCTTTAAATCCCTATGGAGAACATTTGCTGAATGTATATACTTCAATCCTCGGAGGATCTGATACAAGAAATACTGTACAACGACAAAATAGTTAGTTTAcagaaaaagtttttttttacaaGAACTCTCAAAATGTCTCTGTGGAAGTTTAACATTAATGGATATAACTTTTGACAGTGAAAGAGAAAACGAGAAAGAAAACAGTGGAATGGATTCTTgacttaaaaaaaagaaagaaagaaaacagtGGATGATACAAACAACTTCCAACAAAGCAATAACATGTCAACAAAGCCAAAATATAGGATTATCGACACTCCATGAATAAAATACTAACTGCAAAAATATATACCAATGAATAAAGATGAGAAGATGTAAAGCAACTTACTTTTTCCGGTTTTATATTTATGCAACATAAAGTGCTGTAATTTCAAGATGAACTAGAAAGACATTTTCATGTAGGTCAGTAGGTGCAAAAATAATGACTAAATAAGCAACAAGTGATAATATAAGCGGATTAAATCGAACTAAATGTGAAATATAACCTGACAATGTTCCTCGGATAAAGCTTGATTGGAACGGATGATTTGATGGAGATCAGTGTCCATAAGTTCATATGCAATATAAACATCATTAAATGCTTCTCTTTGAGGTGGTGGAATTATATCTCTGATAGCAACCACCTGCAGCAGAAGAGATTTGCATTGAATTAGACTGCACATCAACTTATTCCAACATTCCTAAAATTCTCTAGATCTCTTCTCCATGTCAGATGATATGATTATATGAACGATTACACGCTAGTCAGTACCAAATCTctacattaacaaaaaaattgtgTAAAGTTGATAGTGCCAAATTAGTCACGCCAGGAGCGTGTTGCAGGCTCGGCACTATTATTGAATCTAATTGCCCGCTCTATGTGAGTACCAAAGCTTTCATCGGAACTTAATAATCACATATTCCTAAATAATCTCATATGGATAAATCCAATTAGACCAGTTAAACTCAAATTAACCAGCCATCAGTTTCAGGGTCATCACTCGATCAAAATTGACCAGGTATTCACACTGTATTTATCTTTCTATAACCAAAAAAGATGATATCAAAGAAACCAAAGGCCACCTACCTTATTTCACATTGTGACAACGTATTGAGCTCCATCGTGGCATGGCACGGAACTACAAAAATTTTATGcatcttttaataaaaaagacTATCTCCTAAAGCGTAGCTGCTCTAGAAAAAAGCGATCTTGATAACCTTTTATCTCTAACTAACTCATTGAGTTATACATAATCTCATACtaaatcaaatttatattatatcATAAACGAATACACCAACGTGTGAATTCATTACTTCGCTCACACACAGACATATTGTGTTTTACATGATTCTTCCTATTTGGCAGCTAAAAGCACTACAAACtccctaaaatttaaaaaaaaaatgaaaaaacttCAACTAGAGCAATCTATTAATCCAACAAACCGGTTGCCGAAGAAACAACAGACTAATGAatttcaaaacacaacaaaGGACAAAATCCTAATGGTTACACACAGTTATATGAAACGGGatgaaaataatcaaataaagcCAAAACAGGTCTCTTTCTTAGAACCACAACATTCTCTTGGCCGACCTATATAATTTCATCAGTTTCACGAGATTAACATTGCTTCAACACACAATTCAATCTCAAACCCTAAATTCAAGCAAGTACAATTTCAATTCACTAAACACTCATTTAGACAGTAAGAGTTAATACTACTAACGTTTTCATGATCCATGTGGCGAAGAAGTTTGATCTCACGCAAAGTCCTCTTGGCGTCAATTTTATTGTCGAATGCATTCGCAATCTTCTTCAACGCCACATGCTCGTTCGTCTCCGCATTCAAAGCAGAgctattttcaaattaaaaaaaaacaattaataaaatgattGAAACGGTAGAAAAGAGTGGTGGAGAGTGAGGGCTGAGTTACCAAACGATGCCGTATGCCCCTTTCCCGATAGGCATGATTGGGGGTTTGTATTTGGCTGTGACCTCGAAGATGTTGCCGAATATATTGTATTGGATGAATCGGCCGCCGTGGCTGAACGTTGATGGTATGTGATCCATCGGCGGTTGCAGTTGCGGCTGCGGAACCTGCGTCTCTGCTTCCGACATCACGGCGTCTGCCTCCGCCGGAGCTCCGCCGTCCATCTCTCTGTCTTAGTAGAAAGTTAATTAAAAAAGGGGGAAATGAGCAAATTCAGAAAGACGAGCTGtgcacttctctctctctctctcacatttacaatattttatctatttatatatCTTGAGATATTGACTATTAAATATTAGGTCCAACTTTGACttttttgttcttttaaatttaaaatatgtaagTTAAATTAGGAGATGAGTTCTTTTTTAAATAATCTTTATAAATACGGAGTAGTACTTCTACACACAGAGCAATAATGAAAGTGTTTAGTATGTTAAACAAGATAATACTAAGACACAACATgcatgagatgagatgagatagGTGAAGAAGGAACttttcttaaataaaaaaagtccGATGCGTTTTATCCAATATCTttattattagtataatttCAGGTTGTGAGCTTAATATATGTTGTTCAAATAATATACTCTCCTTATTAAAggaaaaatacataaacattGTTTGGACAGTAAATAACTTAATGGATCTTTGGGATTGTTTGTTTTGGACATTATGTTTTACTAGTATTTCTGAAAATAAAACAGCAGTATTTCAAATAAACTAAGTACATTAATTTGATTGGGTACAACGTTATAGTTTCTGCccaaaaaaatagtagtagtggTAGTAAATGTAGCTTTTATTGTTGTACGGACTAGGCAAACAAATCAAGTACGGAGTAAGAATTTAATCAGGTGCAAATTTTATGATTATAAATATTGTACCATCACTTTTTAATGTGATCTGTGATTGATTTTTAAAGCACACTGATATAAGAAAGTGATAAATGTGATATGGTTTTTTTAAGGTCAATTCTATAGAAATTTGGCTTTTATTGTTTATGTAATATTCAGTATAATAAATTTTACATGAAATTCAGATTGAGATTTGGTGGGTTTAAATTTTACATAAAATTCAGAAGCAAAATTACTTGTtcgaaatttaattttatgattaaCTAAAGGTATAGtggaagatcattaaaatactactataaaaaacTTATTGATGAtcaattagtggaaagtgagtgTTTTGCCAATGAATCAATCTCGTGGTTTATTTTATGGCATTACTGTAATAGATTattaagtagtagtactatattctgtatagtagtatattttaattcgaGTAAATGTGTATGTGTAATATAAGTCACCAAAGCATATCCTATAACTATAAATACtagtacattttattatttgattCTATTATACCTACATTCCTCTTTACCAAGTTGaaaatatatatgtgtataatttaatttgaaaattggATATGAAACCAAATTTGATTGGGCCGATAACTAAATTCAAACTAAAACTAAATTGAAAACCTTCACCTTGTCTACGGGCTAGGGCCCAATGAATACACAGGCTTCGAATTGGGCTAGGTTCGAACTGAAAAGATCTGAGGCCTCATTATTTTTTCTCTGCCTTCATTTATGATTCTCTTTGTGCTTCTTATTTCTTTAAACTTAAATTCAAAatgttagtactttttttcATTACATAATTAGCCAGGAATGCAAAagttattaaaattttgaacttTTTGGGGCATTTTCCAAAtacatacataaatatattagtaataaaagTTACACCATACCCTATGAAATATGGGCCTCAAAATGGGTTTCGTTTGATCTACCAATTTTGAAACTATAAATGGACCCCAACCATAATTTTTCTTTAAAGTTTGTACTATTTAGTTACATATGTGTGACGGGTAATCTAACCTAATTTATATCACATGCGCTGAAAATATATGATACGTCCCTGCCCTTTTCGTTTTATTAACAAATTGTCATACTATATGATTTGGGAGCATAAAACATACCAGCAAAATGACTTAGAAGGATAAAATATCAAGGGAAAAAATCCAAACAATAACCACAAAATATACGACAAAACAATCATCGGTCAAgtgaactaaaaaaaataaaagagccTAAAAGCAACACAAAAACAAGGGACAAAATACATTTTAGATGAATGGTAGATGAATGTCACTTTGTTTAACATTTAAGATCAATCTATTACATATAAATGGTTTAGTatgataataatttattaaattagtgATAACAAGTGCACTCACTTGAATTATTTAGACTATTAGAAATgtgtcactcaccccttaaaatgccttataagggggagagttatccacacttatGTAGAGGagataggatcatcaccaagt
It contains:
- the LOC121786506 gene encoding mitogen-activated protein kinase homolog MMK1-like — encoded protein: MDGGAPAEADAVMSEAETQVPQPQLQPPMDHIPSTFSHGGRFIQYNIFGNIFEVTAKYKPPIMPIGKGAYGIVCSALNAETNEHVALKKIANAFDNKIDAKRTLREIKLLRHMDHENVVAIRDIIPPPQREAFNDVYIAYELMDTDLHQIIRSNQALSEEHCQYFLYQILRGLKYIHSANVLHRDLKPSNLLLNANCDLKICDFGLARVTSESDFMTEYVVTRWYRAPELLLNSSDYTTAIDVWSVGCIFMELMDRKPLFPGRDHVHQLRLLMELIGTPSEAELGLLNENAKRYIRQLPPYSRKSFTDKFPHVHPLAIDLIEKMLTFDPRQRLTVEGALEHPYLNSLHDISDEPVCVTPFNFDFEQHALTEEQMKELIYREALAYNPEYHQPL